atcTGAATCCAAGACATCAAATGCTGGATGTCTCAACATTTCCTGCAGCTAAATTTTGAACAAAAAGAAGGTGATGATTTTTGGCCCCAGAAACAACCTTGAGACAGTAAAACATTCTTTTACCTCCTCCTGTTTGGACTACTGAGGTACAGCTCAGCAGCCTGACTCCTTACTAGAACCAAAAAcagagatcacatcactcctgtttcaGCATCCCTCCAGCTTCATAACCTtcccttattattatttttaacataatttgtattattattattattattattattattattattattattattattattagtagtagtagtagtagtagtagtagtagtatcttcAGTTTATCATTTATATTAACTAACATGCAACAAGTCAGCTTGATGAGCAAAATGAGAATGTGTTTAGaccacagagaaataaaaaatcttgagatgaaataagaaaaagattttaaaaataaatttggatatatttatttatcctcaGTAGGAAAAGAAACGTGTTGGAAATAACATTTAAGTTTGTGAATTTCTCCCCCAGTTTATTATCTTTCTCAGGTGGTCGTTAGCTTTGTCTTCAGACTCTTCAGAGTCAAACAgttacattcacacatacagcTGTTGAagcactgtttgttttgtttttatatttaggtaAACtggatgtttttgtcttttccttccaagaagacgaagaagaattTATAGTATGTTATGGGATATAATTTGAATACAGTCAGGGTTCTTTCAAAGTATATTAACATTCAACTGAAAGGTTGGGAAGTGACTGACAAATGGGGGAAAGAGAGAACAGATGAGGTCCAGGGTCAGGATTAGACCCAGGCTGAGGTGTTAAAGACTCGTGTGCACTTAAGGCTACCaattcagacaaacacacacagcctaATGCCATGGAGTAACATGGGGAGGAGAAGGAACAAAAAGAAGCAAGTATGAATTCAGCAGAGATATTTTGAGGTTCATAATGATGCTTGTTGTAGTTCGCAATTTATGTATgtgttctccctctctctaacttggtctcagcagatgtgtgtctaacaggagtctggtcctgctggaggtttctgcctgttaaaggaagtttgtccttgccactgtaacttgctaaatgctgcaaagtgctctgatcatggtggattaagatgagatcagactgagttctgcctgtaagatgggactggatctgatcctgtcttgatgttgggtctttgttaataatagaacatagagtacggtctagacctgctctgtttggaaagagtctgaggataatgtttgttgggatttggcgctgtataaataaagattgattgataaaaatcGTGTCTTCAACTCAGAGAAATGcgaaacaacaaagaaacaaactaaagccgttaatgataaatataataacTCGTATCATCACCATGCAGAAGCTTGATTTGTTTTATCAAGGATCATCTCGTTCTCCTTGTCTAAATTCCTAGAACATAAAATATGTGCAGCCTTATTTTATGTAGAAGGTCAGAACTTAAGAAACAGTTCAAtctgtttctgtattttcttttatatttctctAAGAGTTATTATTAGTTGGGAGCTGTAGTCTGAGATGTAAAGGGTTAATCTGCATGATAAGAAATGTACTGTAAGTCTCCATATATCCTTAGGTTGTTGGTTTAGGAGCTCAGGggactctgaaacacacaccttTAGCTCCTTCTATACCTCTCCTGTTTGCCTGCTTTACATTACATTGCATACAGCTGTGATTTCATTGGCTGGCCTTGAAAGGTCAAAGTTGAAGTAAGTGAACCTCGAGCCCCGCAATGCGAGCACAGCCTTCACAGAGCATCTTCAGTGCTGATCTCATATAAGCAGCCTAAGGGATACACAGACCAGGTTCTCAGCAGTTCTCTCTGCAAGACGTCAGCTGACATTTGCCAGTGCACGTCACTCAAGAGCTCGAACGCCGAGAGGACTCACAGCCGACCAGGAGGAGGGATGCAGAgaccttcctcctctctctcccataGAGCGGAGAGACGCAGGAGCAGTGAGATGGTGAGGGTCAGCTACTGGTTAATAAAGGGTTAACTCTAGGTTGTGCAAAGGTCATGTTGAGGTTTCTTTTAATTAAAGAACATTGAAATCCCCTCCCTACACTTTCACTAGGAGCTTTACAGCAGGAGCATTACAGAGGGTTGTTGTATCAGATTGCTTTTTACCGTACAGGTCCtgtttctctctggctgtgttgTCATTGAGGCATCTGAAAACACTGGCAGTGCCCAGCTGCAGAATCACatttaagatattaagatattaAAGACACCGAATGATGCAATATAATGCTTTGTCAGTTCATCATAAGTCCTTTCCTCCTCGATACGAATCATTCCACGTCGAGGTTTGACATTGATTCAGTCGTGTGAGCCGTTCTCTCAGTTTGCATTAATCCATTTTTAGACCTTGTGATAAGATGAGTGACATTTGAGGCTTTGAGCGGCCATGTTGGCTGCTAAACACAGTGTTCAGGTTCAGTCCCTCCAGTCAGTCAGCTGGTCAGTTAGTCCACAGCTGTAGTGGTGCGTGCACAACAGGCCGGGGGTCTGAAGGAGCCTATcatcctgctcctcttcctctgacagCCGTTGTTCCTGCTCTGACGAGACGTGTTGGTGTTCTGGCGTGATAGCTTCGCTGCGTGTTTCGCCGTCTCCTTGATTTGCAGCTCCAGGTGTTTCTGGATGGCGAGGCCCAGCTCCTCAGGGTCCACAGAGGCCCCGTACACCTCCCATGTCATCCCCTCTGCATCCCACTTCACCTCCTTCACCGGAGACTTTGGAGTGCCACTCGGCTTCTTGTCTCCGCTGCTGTCAGTGTTTGATTGGCTGCGAGAGATCTCACTCCGGGTGTCTTCTGCCAGACAGATCTCAGGAAACACATGAGGTGTGACAGTTTGTCCTGTTTGTACCCCGACATCCCGCAGCTCTTTGTTGGCCGTCATAGTTCCCATATCCCGAGTAGCAGTCCTGAAAAGGCCACCCGAACGGCTGCAGGTCTCCTCTAAACCAAAGTGTTTTTGGGACCCTGGCCCGGCCCCGGGAGGTAGAGTGCTCATCCAGGAGCAGTTGAGGTTGCAGCAGTGCAGCAGGTGTTTGGCATCCAGGCCCGTCTCACTCACAGAGGAGATGAGGCGGGGCAGGGTGAGGTGGTTTATGGCTGAAGGAGGTTCCACAGCACGCTGGAGGTCACAGCTTGGCTCTGGTCCTGGTAAGCGTTGCAGCAGCTGGGAGGGGGCGGGGATGGGCTGTGGGTGGCAGTAGGCAGCGAACGTGTCCTCAAAGTTGGCATGATTGATGTAAGAGCCACAGCAGTGTGCTCGGTCACATGTAGCAGGAAGGtagccctcctctctccctgcggTCTTAGGGGGCATCATACAGACACACCGGTTCTGAGGCAGCGCTACGCGTCCTTCTCCAGTGTTGGCCCCACATGGAAACGTGCTCATGATGCTGCACTGCTTGCATGATAATACGGAGTGAATGTCAGCCTCTTGGATGGAGTTAGCTCCTCCTTGGTGAGTGAGTCCACAGGCCCCATGGTCTTCTGTTCGGTGGGGCACTCCGTGTCTGATCATGGGTGAAGTGACTGAATGACTCCTGTGCACGGGCAGTGAGGTCGGGTTTGAGCTCTGCATCGTCCTGTCAGCTTTAGAGTTCTCACAGAGAGGACTCATGGCCGTGCCGTGTTGATGTGAGGCTGTTTGCATCTCAGCAGGGCTCTGATGGAGGCTTGAAGCCCCTGACGGCACACAGTCCTTCTCCCCTGGCTCACTGCTGACCCTCATACCGCCATGTCTGCTTTCCCTGGTAGGAAGCGAAGCCGAGTTTTCATCACACACCTGGTTAGGGATCTCCTTTGGCTCCTCCCGGCAGATGGGACCTGGTCTTCCAGCCTGTCTGGAGGACGTTGTCTGCAGAGAAGGGTCAAGGAGTGCATGACCAGGAAGTGTAGACTCCGAAGAAACATCTCCCCCGAGTGGGTGCAGCTCCAAAACAGGACGCCCGGCCTCCGCCATGGAAGACCTGGAGGTGGGAGTAAAAACAGGAGTGTGGATGTCTTAAACCTGAACACAGAACATCACGTAAAGCCTTTTATCTACGTTGGTGAGAACAGCGCTCATGTATTACTTTGTTCACATACTTCAGTGATAGTCTGATATTGTGAGATGGAATAACTTGGATAACTTGGCCTCACAACAGTGGTTGATATCATGTTTCCATGCAGCCAGGATCACAGCTACACTGTCCACAAAGGTTCATTAGATCTGACACTGTATACTACATTAAGACAGTTCTTGTAACTAGAccattgtgtttttcttttttttaccttgaccTGTTTggactacaaacttcctgcagtcttcctcaGAAGAGTCGAGTTGTTGCGACTTGTatgtcagctgatttataaaAGGTTTGGTCGTCCTACCTGAAACAGGAGGATGTGTGTGAGGTAAGATGACcaaacctctataaatcagctgacatACAAGTCGCAACAACTCGACTCTTCTGAGggagactgcaggaagtttgtagttgaaacatgtcaaggtgaaaagaaaacacaccgCCTTactcatacactgtataaataatggacgtagtatccgtgacatcatctATCTGTTTCATCACCtacagtcccctccaaaagtattggaacagtAAGCCAATTCCCTTATTTTTGGCTCTACACACCACCACaattgatttgaaatgaaataaacaagatgTGCTTTAACTGCAGACTTTCAGCTTTAATTTGAGGGTATTTACATCCAAATCAGGTGAACGGTGTAGAAATGACAACAGTTTCTATTTGTGCCTCCCACTTTTTAAGGGACCAAAAGTAATGGGACAATTGACTCAAAAGCTATTTCATGGACCGGTGTGTGCTATTCCCTAGTTATTTCATCATCAACTAAGCAGGTAAAAGGTCTGGAGTTGATTCCAGGTGTGACATTTGCATTTGGAGTCTGTTGCTGTCAACTCTCAATATGAGATCCAAAGAGCTGTCACTATCAGTGAAGCAAGTTATCATTAggctgaaaaatgaaaacaaacccATCAGAGAGATAGCAAAAACATTAGGTGTGGCCAAATCAACTGTTTGGAACATTCTTAAAAAGAAAGAACGCACCGGTGAGCTCAGCAACACCAAAAGACCCGGAAGACCCCGGAAAACAACTGTAGTTGATGACAGAAGACTTCTTTCCCTGGTGAAGAAAAACCCCTTCACAACAGTTGGCCAGATCAAGAACACTCTCCAAGAGGaaggtgtatgtgtgtcaaaGTCAACAATCAAGAGAAGACTTCACCAGAGGGAATACAGAGGGGTCACCACAAGATGCAAACCATTGGTGAGCCTCAAAAACAGGAAGACCAGATTAGAGGTTGCCAAACAACATCTAAAAAAAGCCTTTACAGTTCTGGAACAACATCCTGTGGACAGATGAGGCAAAGATCAACTTGTAGCAGAGTGATGGGAAGAGAAGAGTATGGAGATGGAAAGGAACTGCTCATGATCTAAAACATACCACCTCATCAGTGAAGCATGCTGGTGGTAGTGTCATGGCGTGGGCATGTATGGCTGCCATTGGAACTGGTTCCCTTATATTTATTGATGAAGTAGCTGCTGACAAAAGCAGCCTGATGAATTCTGAAGTGTTTCGGGCGAAATTATCTGCTCATATTCAGCCAAATGCTTCAGAACTCATTGGACAGCGCTTCACAGTGCAGATGGACAATGACCAGAAGCATACTGCGAATGCAACTAAAGTTTTAAGTTTAAGTTTTTTAAGGCAAAGAAGTGAAATGTTGTGGAATGGCCAAGTCAATCACCTGACCTGAATCCAATTGAGCATGCATTTCACTTGCTGAAGACAAAACTGAAGGGAAAATGCCCCAAAGAGCAAGTAGGAACTGAAGACTTGCAGTAGAGGGCTGGGAGAGCATCACCAGGGATGAAAATCCAGCGTCTGGTGATGTCTATGTGTTCCAGAAAGTGGGAGACACATGtatctgttttgaggccagtcggcggcagccatattggaaatgctgaactcaacataacttctgtcgagcgattgtgacgtaaagaggcggggtttgatcctcctagccaacagctacagtgttcccgccggtcagtcaagtcagctgtgcctctcataatggaaaactcctaatcttGATATTTTCCAAATTGCCACGTTAAAAGGAAATTCTcgccctgtacagtgtgtgccgatcaagaaatgagctatccagactacactcgtcttttggaaccaggctgaaaacatgtttattaatgctgtaaagatcttcttctttgaatgggtgtgtatgtggtttctggtgtttctgcagccagcctcaagtggatcctcgatgaactgcagtttttaacactttcgcattggactcatatttctagaccggaggttgcggcttgaggaaaacacacaaggacaggaagtaaaactaaactggaaacacagggagcaagaactacaaaataaaacaggaaacccAACAGGCCACTAAACACAAGACACAGATCACTAACAACAAGGGGACATGggataaccaagcggcaacctccggtctcaaactatgaagcccatgcggaagtgttacaaactgcaattcatcgagtgtccacttgaggctggctgcagaaacaccagaaaccacatacacaccaattcaaagaagacgatctttacagcagaaataaacatgtttacagcctggtacaaaaaacggcttggctctacttagctaatttctctattgacCAGTGGTGTAGAATTGCATATGGACCGTAGGGACgtgtccctaccaatctcaaGCGATGGttgaaatgtccccaccaatTTTAAGgttgaagggggaaaaaatccaATTCATGCGACAcataaagggttaaatcctttCCCACTTCGTCACTGCCTCCCAAATACGTCTTTGAGACCGGTCTGTTTTTTGGTTGGCTTAGCTCTCTAGGCCAGTGCTTCCCAAACTGTGGGGCAGCGCAAAGGTACGACACTTCAGGAGGGCAGAGCCACGCTCATCACACAGAAGTAGAGCTCTGCAGCTCGCGCTGCAAGTATTTTCATCTGTTACCACAGTtgtacctgcttcaaagtgtgttaacactctgttttctaaaGTCCAAAATGTTTATGATCGATGGCTATTGCTGTAACTGGAGACTAGATgaagaaatgtaaataatataactCCTGAAGGCCACCACTAATCGAAGTTAAGcattggccacggttacatgatgtttttgaattcagaattaattcttcagaattaaatcattctgaattaaagtattctccttcgtgtttacatggaaatagtgattccgaattgaggtttacatggaaaacacgtttaattgtttttgttcAATTCCACTTAatgtctgggggttgggaagggttctgattggacaggggcgggcgtgacgtatttacgtctaccggaagaaaacagactccagttactgcttctttcattttcggttacaacatggaagaccacacaataagtacagctttggctttgattttgattctagttctgaataagcagctggacacaaacgtactgcttcactttcatcagctgaggagaagagagatagaggaccggagaagggaggcggaagaccttACTTTGGTGAATCAAAGCCGattagtgcaacagctgctctacctcagcctgaaatatgtgcccgccagcgcggagTATGTGTGTCAtcacgacaggacaagggaacgagcatgctcagaatgaccggaattaatttaaagcggaataaacgtatacatgatcgaggaattattcaattcggatttaaaatcagaataaaccagacacctacttcagatttaagtttaattcggaatggtcattttcatttggaattaggtgtttacatggtcattttaatctttttaaaataggatttaatttttattctgagttaaagaggaattaaaagtctcatgtaaacgtagccaatgaTTATCATTTAATTTCCGAAAAaaaatttcacaataaaagtcccctcATGTTACGTAGTCCAAAAAACTTAACTTTGAAATGGCTATAACAGGAAGCCGCATGTTGTCAGGTGTAGTAAGTTGACACTTTGAATAAGTCCCGACCATTGTAGAAATCAAACCTACGCCCTTgctatcggcacacattgtagggggttgaatttttttctagcgcgacggttcagaaaatattaagattacgagttttgcccaaataagggcatgactgacttgactccctgacgggaacacatagctattggctaggaggctcaaaccccgcctctttacgtcacactttgcctggttgagttcagcatttccaatatggctgccgccatcgattggcttcaaaacagtgctcaggaacagatgggtgacatcacagatactacgtccattatttagcCTATGAAGATAACCTATAACACAGAATAcgcacagggaggaaacaaggcatgaaacacaaggacaaactAAACtcaacatcaactcatgacagctGCATGAACTGAACTCTACAGGGGTTGACTGGTAGAGTGATAGTTGATGGTAAAATTACTCAGAGTGCTTTCAAACTCAATGTTGCATTCATCTAATCACACTACATTCATATACTGAAGGCAGAGGATGTTATGAAGCCAAACTAGCCCTGAGACCCTGAACCATTCAATCCCTACCTACAGTAATAATTCTGATCAAGACCCAACATCACTGAGTAACATGCATGTCTATGTCAACATCTGCATCCAGAGTCACTTCAGAGTCTCACTCAAACGACTCTACGTCTGTCTTTGGAGTTatattttaaatgaagtttATTTTCTTCAACTAAGAGTGAAACAATCTGTCTTTGAGTCGATATGCAAAGTTAAGCTAACCTGACTCCAGCTCTCTCCTCAACATACATGAGACTGATATTGTTCTCCTCATATCACCCTCAGAagaagggttaaggttaggcacGTGAACCTAATCATTGGAATGAAAATGTAACTACGGATAAATGCAACAGACATGCAGCAGACCTTAACCGATCAGCTTTATAGGTTTATTTTCTTCAAGTAAGAGTGCAACAATCTGTCTTTGAGTCGATATGCAAGTTAGGCTAATCTGACTCCAGCTCCCTCCTCACTCATATCATTCTCCTCGTATCACCTCAGAagaagggttaaggttaggtaCGAGAACTTAACTAGAGGAATGAAAATTTGAATATATGCAACAGACATGCAGCAGGCGTTaggaatgaaataaacgcaGATACCAGATCATCATTTTCCCCTGAAAAAGAGAAGTTATCCTCCACCCGCTTACCTTCACAGTGAGATATTTGGTGCAGAGTTTGAATCACCCCCTGTTTCCTTTCTTCTCGGATGAGTCGGATGATGGGTGCAGTTTCTTAGAaagcctccagctcctcctcacaTCCACAggtgacctctctctctctgtctatcttTAACTCCTCTTCAGTCACCGAGATGCTTGTgatcctcctctcttcccctctctcctcattTGCCTCAGTTGTGCACAAGATGGAGGAGACCTTGAGATAATCCCTCTCCTACATCTGATTACAAACATGAGGATGCAATCTTCAAATCCCGGGCCCTGTGTGAGAGAGACGAGCCGGAGAGCGGTTGGCTTATCCAGCTGTAGTGAGAGAGACTGATGGAGGAGGGGGGTTGGGGAATGATAATGAGACGAGATAGTCAGGCAGTCAGCGTCAGAGTCCCCTCCACctgtggagaggaggaagaggaggaggaggagggtagaAGCTTCAATGAACGTGTGCACAGGAGGAAAAATGAAGGAAGAATCccaccctctctgtctccatcctCCTTCTTTATCTTCACTCACGTACACACTCAGTCCTCCTTTGAACTCTCTtaatgctccctctctccctctctctctcagtgtctcACTCAACCTTCCTGCAACCCTCCCACCAACATCAACCCACTCTCCACCACTATCCCTGTTGCTATGGAAACTGCAATACTCAATGGgcctgtgttatttttttttctgtttttaccgGCGATGAGAAAACAGACGGCCAAAACAAACCAGCTGGGGattcttcctgtttgtgtttggcaaTTTCACGCATCAACTTCAGCGCTCTTCATTCCCATATGTAAAAATGAAACTGGAGTACACACACATGACCACGACGAGGATGTGTAAATAAACGCACAGACTGGAGAGAACATGAGTATAGCTTCTTGGATGTCTTAATAGGTTTGTGTAGGGGGGTGTGAAGCTTGTAGTTTGGATTCAGAAGCCTGAGTGGAGCTGAAGGTACCTgttaaaaatcaacacaagtgGTGTTTTATCAAATTGCATTTCTCAATTTGTTTTTGGTGTTccaattattactattactattactattactattattattattattattattattattattattattattattattattaatttactttttaaaattattattttcttatattttttattgttattcttattgcttttaaccttttcagtcaatcaatcaattagactttatttataaagcgcttttcatacattgACATTGTAactcaaagtgctgtacataaaaacaac
This genomic interval from Notolabrus celidotus isolate fNotCel1 chromosome 4, fNotCel1.pri, whole genome shotgun sequence contains the following:
- the LOC117811866 gene encoding GRIN2-like protein, with product MRVSSEPGEKDCVPSGASSLHQSPAEMQTASHQHGTAMSPLCENSKADRTMQSSNPTSLPVHRSHSVTSPMIRHGVPHRTEDHGACGLTHQGGANSIQEADIHSVLSCKQCSIMSTFPCGANTGEGRVALPQNRCVCMMPPKTAGREEGYLPATCDRAHCCGSYINHANFEDTFAAYCHPQPIPAPSQLLQRLPGPEPSCDLQRAVEPPSAINHLTLPRLISSVSETGLDAKHLLHCCNLNCSWMSTLPPGAGPGSQKHFGLEETCSRSGGLFRTATRDMGTMTANKELRDVGVQTGQTVTPHVFPEICLAEDTRSEISRSQSNTDSSGDKKPSGTPKSPVKEVKWDAEGMTWEVYGASVDPEELGLAIQKHLELQIKETAKHAAKLSRQNTNTSRQSRNNGCQRKRSRMIGSFRPPACCARTTTAVD